A stretch of Cydia splendana chromosome 7, ilCydSple1.2, whole genome shotgun sequence DNA encodes these proteins:
- the LOC134792115 gene encoding origin recognition complex subunit 2, whose product MSDTPETPRRTVRRRNKPQKYGDFMELSPVKRQVQEDTSSDDDNDFDGVPSQKPTALFTNDDVEGQDMFKFKSRRTKHDLQNKVRDLQNNSPRLESPLKTPQKNMHLESVKKVTEATPKVVKDIIKKRIVKEVDSGSDEEDFSGSSSDFVPDESENEASSASSSSGSEEEEENYAPVETKPASKVQGRGRGKARPKDSEYIVTPDNYFMMNSSKKIATSDHTLARLKNLNLDDNMEKDYISEEHKFKITELNQSYEQLFDKWMYILSEDFNIVLYGIGSKRSVLHQFQKEKLSDYPCIVVNGFFPSLTIKSILETIVMDLLKCSHVPSNVGDVVKLIETRLSDEDMELFLIIHNIDGTMLRNAKAQTTLASLCQIKNVHTIATIDHINAPLLWDHNKLSKFRFTWWDVTTFLPYSEETSYENSLMTHRSGALQLSSLKSVHQSLTTNAKGIFNIIIQYQLDNHKQPHYQGLPFKELYSKSREQFLVSSDIALRAQLTEFLDHKLVKMKRTYDGSENLLIPIDNSLLQQFLEQNS is encoded by the exons ATGAGTGATACTCCTGAGACACCTCGAAGGACTGTGAGAAGAAGGAATAAACCTCAAAAATATGGAGATTTTATGGAATTATCTCCAGTGAAACGCCAAGTACAAGAAGACACTAGTTCGGATGACGACAACGATTTTGATGGTGTGCCCTCGCAAAAACCTACCG CTTTATTCACCAATGATGATGTTGAAGGGCAAGACATGTTCAAGTTTAAGTCACGGCGCACCAAGCACGACTTACAGAATAAAGTTAGAGATCTCCAGAATAATTCTCCAAGATTAGAGTCTCCTTTGAAGACTCCTCAGAAGAATATGCACTTGGAATCTGTTAAGAAAGTAACTGAGGCTACACCTAAAGTTGTTAAGGATATTATAAAGAAGA GAATTGTAAAAGAAGTCGACAGTGGAAGTGATGAAGAGGATTTCTCAGGCAGCAGTAGTGATTTCGTACCTGACGAGAGTGAGAACGAG GCTTCATCTGCATCATCATCAAGTGGTTCTGAAGAAGAAGAGGAAAACTATGCCCCGGTGGAGACCAAGCCAGCAAGCAAAGTTCAGGGAAGGGGCAGGGGCAAGGCGCGGCCCAAAGATTCAGAGTACATTGTCACTCCAGACAATTACTTCATGATGAATTCAAGCAAAAAG ATAGCAACATCAGACCACACACTGGCAAGATTAAAGAATTTGAATCTAGACGACAACATGGAAAAAGATTACATTTCTGAAGAAcacaaattcaaaataacagAACTTAATCAGTCATATGAACAACTCTTTGATAAATGGATGTACATTTTAAGTGAAGATTTTAACATAGTCCTTTATGGGATCGGGTCAAAGAGATCAGTACTCCACCAATTTCAAAAAGAAAAGTTATCTGACTATCCATGCATAGTTGTTAATGGTTTCTTCCCAAGTCTTACGATTAAAAGTATTCTAGAAACAATTGTAATGGACCTCTTAAAATGTAGCCATGTTCCATCAAACGTGGGGGATGTAGTTAAATTGATTGAAACACGGTTATCGGATGAGGATATGGAGTTGTTTCTTATTATACATAACATAGACGGGACAATGCTACGGAACGCTAAAGCGCAAACTACTCTGGCCAGTTTGTGTCAGATCAAAAATGTTCACACAATAGCAACTATTGATCATATCAATGCACCACTAT TATGGGACCACAACAAGCTAAGCAAGTTCCGTTTCACCTGGTGGGACGTGACCACCTTCCTCCCGTATTCCGAAGAGACGTCCTACGAGAACTCGCTGATGACGCACCGCAGCGGCGCGCTGCAGCTCTCGTCGCTCAAGAGCGTGCATCAGTCGCTCACCACCAATGCCAAGGGCATCTTTAACATCATCATACAGTATCAGCTGGATAACCATAAGCAGCCGCATTATCAAG GTTTGCCTTTCAAGGAGCTGTATTCAAAATCGCGCGAACAGTTCTTGGTGAGCTCGGACATAGCCCTCCGAGCACAGCTCACGGAGTTCTTGGACCACAAACTCGTGAAAATGAAGCGAACGTACGACGGCAGCGAGAACTTGCTCATACCTATCGATAACTCCTTGCTGCAGCAGTTTTTGGAGCAAAATAGCTGA